One region of Chryseobacterium sp. SORGH_AS_0447 genomic DNA includes:
- a CDS encoding GlmU family protein has translation MQLVFSDAQYWEDFLPLTFTRPVAEMRCGILTFSERWQKILRNTEISFFTEMYLQKKFPEPQKKESLFLVTNFLPTESVIQQIKDLKQGEALVYEDELVAAKINMDGFSLQQIEKMTDIKEELVFFKKPTDLFTYNQKAIDFDFELLTKGRTSQELSSTNGFLGDKKDLFIEEGAQIEFSTLNTKTGKIYIGKDAEVMEGCHLRGPIALCEASKFNLGSKIYGATTIGPHCKVGGEVNNIIIFGYSNKGHDGFIGNSVIGEWCNFGADSNSSNMKNNYGNVRLWNYRTKAFEDTGLQFAGLIMGDHSKTAINTQLNTGTVIGVASNIFKEGFPPNHVENFSWGGFKDDEKFKLDKAYEVAGRAMARRNVMLQDEDKAILKHILDTY, from the coding sequence ATGCAATTGGTATTTTCAGATGCACAATATTGGGAAGACTTCCTTCCGCTTACCTTTACCCGTCCCGTTGCAGAAATGCGGTGCGGCATTCTTACCTTTTCTGAAAGATGGCAGAAAATCCTCCGGAATACAGAAATTTCTTTCTTCACGGAAATGTATCTTCAGAAAAAATTTCCTGAACCTCAAAAAAAAGAAAGTCTTTTTCTGGTAACGAATTTTTTACCGACAGAATCTGTAATTCAGCAAATAAAAGATTTAAAACAAGGAGAAGCATTGGTTTATGAAGACGAATTAGTGGCTGCAAAGATCAATATGGACGGTTTCTCTCTCCAGCAGATCGAGAAGATGACCGATATTAAAGAAGAACTGGTTTTCTTTAAAAAGCCAACGGATCTGTTTACCTATAATCAAAAAGCAATCGATTTCGATTTTGAACTGCTGACCAAAGGCAGAACTTCTCAGGAGCTTTCCTCTACCAACGGTTTTTTAGGAGATAAAAAAGACCTTTTTATCGAAGAAGGTGCGCAGATCGAATTTTCCACCCTCAATACCAAAACCGGGAAAATTTATATCGGAAAAGATGCTGAGGTAATGGAGGGCTGTCATCTCCGTGGACCAATTGCGCTCTGTGAAGCCTCTAAATTTAATTTAGGCTCAAAAATCTACGGCGCAACAACGATCGGCCCTCATTGTAAAGTGGGCGGAGAAGTGAACAACATCATCATTTTCGGCTATTCCAACAAAGGGCATGACGGCTTTATCGGAAATTCCGTGATCGGGGAGTGGTGTAATTTCGGAGCAGATTCCAATTCATCCAACATGAAAAACAATTACGGAAACGTAAGACTTTGGAACTACCGCACCAAAGCGTTTGAAGATACCGGGCTTCAGTTCGCCGGACTGATTATGGGCGACCATTCCAAAACCGCCATCAATACCCAGCTGAATACGGGAACCGTAATTGGCGTGGCCTCCAATATCTTTAAAGAAGGTTTCCCGCCGAACCACGTTGAAAACTTTTCATGGGGTGGTTTTAAAGATGATGAGAAATTTAAACTGGATAAAGCTTATGAAGTTGCCGGAAGAGCGATGGCCAGGAGAAATGTGATGCTGCAGGACGAGGATAAGGCTATTTTAAAACATATTTTGGATACGTATTAA
- a CDS encoding SusC/RagA family TonB-linked outer membrane protein, translating to MNVFKIPISVNYFTGRVLLIGAITASPLFLAQKKDSLKERSLEEVVVVGYGTQKKSKVSGAVTEASLDKLTSRSLSGVGEVLQGKAAGVTVVNEGGDPNGTPRVNIRGLGGINGETPLYVVDGVVFNGTPSINPNDIQDISVLKDASAAIYGARSSGGVILITTKKGKKGSLTVDFDVKYGLNQAWKIREALNAAEFQDVMYKAYENAGKLNSLPMAFNPNLYPDGRVTRTNWMKEIFRTGAIQEYNVNVSGGNEKSRYFVGMNHRNLEGILLNTQAKRYNFRVNSEHKVKDWLTIGENMYYNYSDGNSADTRSAYTGALVAAMYYPPNVSVYTPSGAYSGLPVNVAGGYGDVINPVAYLQRINIKNPTHEILITPYAEIMLAKDLKFRSNFSQTFRIGNVKNFTARVLEVGKIFDTNNLEYQSNNSSTALAEQLLTYKFAPGKHNFDFLTGFTFQKTIDEGFMAKAYDFRSESETFQYLQNAADTNKDISSYRYRQSLVSYLARINYDYAGKYIVSVLGRRDGSSLVAQQNRFANYYALSGAWVVTKENFMQGIDWLSNLKFRGSYGILGNLGGISSQAVNPLMTRYNNVVFGQDPSQNIAYYATTRPNPDLKWGKSEQTDLGVDASFLHNSLSVQFDYFIKNSRDQIFNVSLPSTSTYSNQYVNAGLFEDKGYEVGINYNSKTQGDFTYSIGAVFSQLRNTVKQLAGVDEIFINDNGVRGVLKPTRVKVGDPLYSFYGYRTGGIFQTQDEINNYKDANGNLIQPNAKPGDIKFLKKDGNTGTLNNNDFVNLGSPYPKFSYGLSYNMAWKNFDLNVFFQGVYGNKIFNGFKFVSLNPGGTGQNYNMDRDILNAWTPQNTDTDIPRLVQGDPSGNYSKVSDFYVEDGSYLRLKNFTVGYSFPKDLYKRLDINKLRIYVTTNNLFTITKYTGFDPEVGMNSYGVDTGRYPQARSFIFGVEVGL from the coding sequence ATGAATGTATTTAAAATCCCCATCTCGGTAAATTATTTTACAGGAAGGGTATTACTTATTGGTGCAATAACCGCTTCACCGCTATTTCTGGCTCAGAAAAAAGACAGCTTAAAAGAAAGAAGTCTGGAGGAAGTTGTGGTCGTGGGATACGGAACACAGAAAAAAAGCAAGGTATCCGGAGCCGTTACAGAAGCTTCATTAGACAAATTAACTTCCAGATCGTTATCCGGAGTAGGAGAAGTGCTCCAAGGAAAAGCTGCCGGTGTTACCGTAGTAAATGAAGGCGGGGATCCTAACGGTACTCCCAGAGTGAACATCCGCGGTTTAGGAGGGATAAACGGAGAAACGCCGCTGTATGTCGTGGACGGAGTCGTTTTTAACGGAACGCCTTCTATTAATCCCAATGATATTCAGGACATTTCCGTTCTTAAAGATGCTTCTGCAGCCATTTATGGGGCACGATCATCGGGAGGGGTTATCTTAATTACCACGAAAAAAGGGAAGAAAGGAAGCCTGACGGTAGATTTTGATGTAAAATACGGATTGAATCAGGCTTGGAAAATAAGAGAAGCTTTAAATGCAGCCGAATTTCAGGATGTGATGTATAAAGCTTATGAAAATGCAGGAAAACTGAACAGTTTACCGATGGCTTTCAACCCCAATCTCTATCCGGATGGAAGAGTGACGAGAACAAACTGGATGAAAGAGATTTTCCGTACGGGTGCTATCCAGGAATATAACGTGAACGTAAGCGGCGGAAATGAAAAATCGAGGTATTTCGTTGGCATGAATCACAGAAATCTAGAAGGGATTTTATTGAATACACAGGCCAAAAGATACAATTTCAGAGTCAATTCCGAACACAAAGTGAAAGATTGGCTGACCATCGGTGAAAACATGTATTATAATTATTCCGATGGAAATTCGGCGGATACCAGAAGTGCGTATACCGGTGCTTTGGTCGCTGCCATGTATTATCCACCCAATGTTTCCGTATATACCCCGTCGGGAGCTTATTCGGGACTGCCGGTTAATGTGGCCGGAGGTTACGGAGACGTTATCAATCCGGTGGCTTATCTCCAGCGAATTAATATAAAAAATCCGACTCATGAAATCCTGATCACCCCGTACGCAGAGATCATGCTGGCAAAAGACCTGAAATTCCGTTCCAATTTCTCTCAGACTTTTAGAATAGGGAATGTCAAGAATTTTACGGCAAGGGTGTTGGAAGTGGGTAAAATATTCGATACCAATAATCTGGAATACCAGTCCAACAATTCTTCCACCGCTCTCGCGGAGCAGCTTCTTACCTACAAATTTGCTCCGGGTAAGCATAACTTCGATTTCCTTACCGGATTTACTTTCCAGAAAACAATCGATGAGGGTTTTATGGCAAAAGCCTATGATTTCAGAAGTGAATCGGAAACCTTTCAGTATCTTCAGAATGCAGCAGATACCAATAAAGATATTTCCAGTTACCGATACAGGCAATCGTTGGTATCTTATCTGGCAAGGATAAATTATGATTATGCCGGCAAATATATTGTGAGCGTGTTGGGAAGGCGCGACGGCTCTTCCCTCGTAGCACAGCAGAACCGTTTTGCTAATTATTATGCGTTGTCCGGGGCCTGGGTGGTAACTAAAGAAAACTTCATGCAGGGCATCGACTGGCTTTCCAATCTAAAGTTCAGGGGAAGTTACGGTATTCTTGGGAATTTGGGAGGCATTTCATCCCAGGCAGTAAATCCGCTGATGACCCGATACAATAATGTGGTCTTCGGGCAGGATCCCTCTCAAAATATTGCCTACTACGCCACCACCCGTCCGAATCCGGATCTGAAATGGGGGAAATCTGAGCAGACGGATTTGGGAGTAGATGCTTCATTCCTGCACAACAGTCTTTCTGTTCAGTTTGACTATTTTATTAAAAATTCCAGGGATCAGATCTTTAATGTAAGTCTTCCAAGTACTTCCACATATTCCAATCAGTATGTAAATGCGGGATTATTTGAGGACAAAGGTTATGAAGTGGGAATCAATTACAACAGCAAAACCCAAGGAGATTTTACCTACTCAATAGGTGCGGTATTCAGTCAACTAAGAAACACGGTGAAGCAGTTGGCCGGGGTGGATGAAATCTTTATCAATGATAATGGTGTACGAGGGGTGTTAAAGCCAACAAGGGTAAAAGTAGGAGATCCGTTGTATTCATTTTACGGATACCGGACAGGAGGGATTTTCCAGACGCAGGATGAGATCAATAATTATAAAGATGCCAACGGAAACCTCATCCAGCCCAATGCCAAGCCGGGAGACATTAAATTCCTGAAAAAAGACGGCAATACCGGAACTCTGAACAACAATGATTTTGTAAACCTCGGAAGCCCATATCCTAAATTTTCCTATGGACTTTCCTACAACATGGCGTGGAAAAACTTTGATCTGAATGTATTCTTCCAGGGTGTTTACGGAAACAAAATATTCAACGGATTTAAGTTTGTTTCACTGAATCCGGGAGGAACGGGACAGAACTACAACATGGACCGCGATATCCTGAATGCTTGGACCCCACAAAATACGGATACCGATATTCCAAGGCTGGTACAGGGCGATCCAAGCGGAAACTATTCCAAGGTATCGGACTTTTATGTGGAAGACGGATCTTATCTGAGACTGAAAAACTTTACGGTCGGATACTCGTTCCCGAAAGACCTTTATAAAAGGCTGGACATTAATAAGCTGAGGATCTATGTGACCACGAATAATCTGTTCACTATCACAAAATATACAGGCTTTGATCCTGAAGTGGGAATGAACTCTTACGGAGTAGATACGGGAAGGTATCCTCAGGCACGTTCATTTATTTTCGGGGTGGAAGTCGGACTATAA
- a CDS encoding WxL protein host-binding domain-containing protein, translated as MIKRISLLLIFFFQFCFLQAGIVVLNGLSHLHKVEKGKVYRGKIAIENNGKQPQNIKLFLQDFSYESDGTIQYLKPGSNSRTNTGWIRMNTNLVSLKPKEKTEILYEITIPDEVIASGSYWSVVIVEPVEDIRPDEKTQGVSISSVIRYAVQVITDLDSEKAKPELKFEGVKIEKEGGSRFLNVAISNKGNLYCKPTVAVELYHNTSGQKIGTFSSQAMGLLPQTSKSFPIPLEKIPPARYNAVLIATDDDENVFALTVELEVKDD; from the coding sequence ATGATAAAGCGTATATCGCTATTGCTGATCTTTTTCTTTCAGTTCTGTTTTTTACAAGCGGGCATTGTGGTTCTTAACGGATTATCCCACTTGCACAAAGTAGAAAAAGGAAAAGTCTACCGGGGAAAAATTGCTATTGAAAATAATGGTAAACAACCTCAGAATATAAAACTTTTTCTTCAGGATTTCAGCTATGAATCGGATGGTACGATCCAGTACTTGAAGCCGGGAAGCAATAGCAGAACCAATACTGGGTGGATCCGTATGAATACCAATCTGGTCAGTCTTAAGCCAAAGGAAAAAACAGAGATTCTTTATGAGATTACTATTCCAGATGAGGTTATTGCTTCCGGAAGTTATTGGAGTGTTGTTATTGTAGAGCCTGTAGAAGATATACGACCTGATGAGAAGACACAGGGAGTAAGCATTTCTTCGGTGATACGGTATGCTGTACAGGTAATTACCGATCTGGATTCCGAAAAAGCAAAACCGGAACTGAAATTTGAAGGGGTAAAAATAGAAAAGGAAGGCGGAAGCAGGTTTCTGAATGTGGCTATCTCCAATAAGGGGAATCTATACTGCAAACCGACGGTAGCTGTTGAACTTTATCATAACACCAGCGGACAGAAAATCGGGACTTTTTCAAGCCAGGCGATGGGATTGTTGCCACAGACCTCAAAATCATTTCCAATTCCTCTTGAAAAAATCCCTCCTGCCCGATATAACGCCGTACTCATTGCTACCGATGATGATGAGAATGTTTTCGCCCTTACTGTGGAATTAGAAGTAAAGGATGATTAA
- a CDS encoding nucleotide pyrophosphohydrolase yields the protein MEITNLQQQVDKWIKTIGVRYFNELTNMAMLTEEVGEVARIIARRYGEQSEKESDKTKDLGEELADVLFVTLCLANQTGVNLQEAFDKKMKIKTERDKDRHQNNEKLK from the coding sequence ATGGAAATTACAAATCTCCAGCAGCAAGTGGACAAATGGATCAAAACGATCGGCGTCCGTTATTTTAACGAGCTTACCAATATGGCAATGCTAACGGAAGAAGTCGGCGAAGTGGCGCGAATTATTGCCAGAAGATACGGCGAACAGAGCGAAAAGGAAAGCGATAAAACAAAAGACCTAGGCGAAGAGCTCGCCGATGTACTTTTTGTAACGCTGTGCCTGGCCAACCAGACCGGCGTGAACCTTCAGGAAGCTTTCGATAAAAAAATGAAGATCAAAACGGAACGCGATAAAGATCGCCATCAGAATAATGAAAAATTAAAATAA
- a CDS encoding 3-phosphoshikimate 1-carboxyvinyltransferase, producing MKKLEKSTLKPNQTIQISGSKSISNRLLILESLFNNIQIGNLSNSQDTQLLKKALSEDTETVDIHHAGTAMRFLTSYYSIQDGKTTILTGSKRMKERPIKNLVTALQNLGVEIEYLENEGYPPLKIMGRKITETQVDVPANISSQFITSLLLIAGKLENGLQINLVGEITSRSYIEMTLDILAKSGIQASFTGNVIKVEPFIEYPSSVISYEVESDWSSASYFYSFAALGREIMHLKSFYKTSTQGDSTIANIYEEFFGIKTIFTEGEHKVTLQPVEDFQFPEKIALDMNNCPDIAQTLCVTASALKIPFEISGLGTLRVKETDRLLALYNELQKLGAETEITDSTIKSISFGEPQENISIKTYQDHRMAMSFAPFCLIKELNIEDEDVVEKSYPMFWQDLEKILTRDTN from the coding sequence ATGAAGAAGCTAGAAAAATCAACATTAAAACCCAACCAAACCATACAGATCAGCGGTTCGAAGAGTATTTCGAATCGTTTATTAATTTTAGAAAGCCTGTTTAACAATATACAAATCGGAAACCTTTCCAATTCACAGGATACCCAGCTGTTGAAAAAAGCCCTTTCTGAAGATACGGAAACGGTCGACATCCACCACGCGGGAACAGCCATGCGCTTTCTGACCTCGTATTATTCGATCCAGGATGGGAAAACAACCATTCTGACAGGTTCGAAAAGAATGAAGGAAAGACCCATTAAAAACCTGGTGACAGCTTTACAAAATCTTGGTGTAGAAATCGAGTATCTGGAAAATGAAGGATATCCGCCTCTAAAGATTATGGGAAGAAAAATTACCGAAACCCAGGTAGACGTTCCGGCGAATATTTCCAGCCAGTTCATCACTTCTCTCCTGCTGATTGCCGGAAAACTGGAAAACGGATTACAAATCAACCTTGTCGGCGAAATTACTTCACGTTCCTATATCGAAATGACACTGGATATTTTAGCGAAATCCGGTATTCAGGCAAGCTTTACCGGAAATGTTATCAAAGTTGAACCGTTTATCGAATATCCGTCATCCGTCATCAGCTATGAAGTGGAAAGCGACTGGAGTTCTGCTTCCTATTTTTATTCCTTTGCTGCATTGGGAAGGGAAATTATGCACCTGAAAAGCTTTTATAAAACTTCCACCCAGGGAGATTCTACCATTGCCAACATTTATGAGGAATTTTTCGGCATTAAAACAATTTTTACGGAAGGAGAACATAAGGTTACCCTTCAGCCTGTAGAAGATTTCCAGTTTCCGGAAAAGATTGCTTTGGATATGAACAATTGCCCGGATATTGCCCAGACGCTTTGTGTGACCGCATCGGCTCTGAAAATTCCATTCGAGATTTCAGGATTAGGAACTTTGCGAGTAAAAGAAACCGACCGGCTGCTGGCTTTATACAACGAATTACAAAAACTGGGAGCGGAAACTGAAATCACGGATTCAACCATCAAATCGATAAGTTTCGGTGAACCCCAGGAAAACATTTCGATCAAAACTTATCAGGATCACCGGATGGCGATGAGTTTTGCGCCGTTCTGTCTAATCAAGGAACTGAATATAGAAGACGAAGATGTTGTTGAAAAATCATATCCGATGTTTTGGCAGGATCTTGAAAAAATTTTAACCCGTGATACCAATTAA
- a CDS encoding RagB/SusD family nutrient uptake outer membrane protein has protein sequence MKIFNKIFLISGIAAMLLSCTGELDVQPEGTPTEASFWKTENDLITGANAMYRPLADSEFYGRGLFWFINASDDMVTGRSKSEPDNAKNFSSNYIAAGDLETQWNKRYTVIGVANRVIRNIDNIQTSTAVKNKYLGEALFMSSRMYFELAYNYGNEKAGVPIVDRTKDPDPNPVPRAANVMENYNYIVQDLKKAADLLPYQEQLPAKDYGRPHKAAAWALLAKVYLFMKDWQNAAFWANEVMTKGNRNLLFNYADVFKAENNYSSEYIWSVPSTPKFNSVGSILPGVMLENKGWGQYNGWGYFQPTKELYDEYETGDLRRSATILKLGDKFTFNGTERTYASTNSLTGYQFNKYMDAFKYALNSGHVSANGDYPCTDLAVPIMRYAEVILIRAEALLMMGQNADQEINRIRVRAGLSPKIGCTLADLKHERRCELAGEWADRHRDLVRWGDAQASYAKPLHGINGQTVWAARNFNPSVHNVWAVPQVEIVNSKGVIKQNEGW, from the coding sequence ATGAAAATTTTCAATAAAATATTTTTAATATCCGGAATCGCTGCCATGCTTTTATCATGTACGGGAGAGCTGGACGTTCAGCCGGAAGGAACTCCTACCGAAGCGAGTTTCTGGAAAACGGAAAACGACCTCATCACAGGAGCGAATGCGATGTACAGGCCGCTTGCTGACAGTGAATTTTACGGAAGAGGCCTTTTCTGGTTCATCAACGCCAGTGATGATATGGTAACGGGAAGATCTAAAAGTGAACCTGATAATGCCAAAAATTTCAGCAGCAACTATATTGCCGCCGGAGACTTGGAAACCCAATGGAATAAAAGATACACTGTGATCGGAGTCGCTAACCGGGTCATCCGGAATATCGACAATATTCAGACTTCAACGGCGGTGAAAAACAAATATCTTGGGGAAGCCCTGTTTATGAGCAGCAGAATGTATTTCGAACTTGCTTATAACTATGGAAATGAAAAAGCCGGAGTTCCTATTGTAGACCGTACCAAAGATCCGGATCCTAATCCTGTTCCGAGAGCAGCTAACGTAATGGAAAATTACAATTACATTGTTCAGGACCTGAAAAAAGCTGCTGATCTACTTCCATATCAGGAACAGCTTCCGGCAAAAGATTACGGTAGACCGCATAAAGCAGCTGCCTGGGCTTTGTTGGCAAAAGTGTACCTGTTTATGAAAGACTGGCAGAATGCAGCGTTCTGGGCGAATGAAGTGATGACTAAAGGGAACAGGAACCTTCTGTTCAATTATGCGGATGTTTTCAAAGCAGAAAATAATTACAGCTCAGAATATATCTGGTCGGTACCAAGTACACCCAAGTTCAATTCCGTAGGAAGCATTCTTCCGGGAGTTATGCTGGAAAACAAAGGTTGGGGACAGTATAATGGCTGGGGATATTTTCAGCCTACCAAAGAATTGTATGATGAATATGAAACGGGAGATTTAAGAAGAAGCGCTACGATTCTGAAGCTGGGAGATAAATTCACTTTCAACGGTACGGAAAGAACCTATGCTTCTACCAATTCGCTTACCGGATATCAGTTCAACAAATACATGGATGCCTTTAAATACGCGCTGAACAGTGGCCACGTAAGTGCTAACGGAGATTATCCGTGTACCGATCTTGCCGTTCCGATCATGCGTTATGCCGAGGTTATTCTGATCAGGGCGGAAGCTTTGCTAATGATGGGGCAGAATGCCGACCAGGAAATCAACAGGATCAGAGTTCGTGCAGGATTATCTCCTAAAATAGGATGTACCCTGGCAGACCTGAAGCATGAAAGACGTTGCGAGCTTGCCGGCGAATGGGCAGACCGCCACCGGGATCTTGTGCGTTGGGGCGATGCGCAGGCCAGTTACGCAAAACCGCTGCATGGCATCAACGGGCAGACCGTTTGGGCAGCCAGAAATTTTAATCCTTCGGTACACAACGTCTGGGCAGTTCCGCAGGTAGAAATTGTTAACAGCAAAGGGGTAATCAAGCAAAACGAAGGCTGGTAA
- a CDS encoding type B 50S ribosomal protein L31, with translation MKNGIHPENYRLVVFKDMSNDEVFLCKSTAETKDTIEYEGQEYPLIKMEISSTSHPFYTGKVKLVDTAGRVDKFMNKYKKFAK, from the coding sequence ATGAAAAACGGAATCCACCCAGAAAATTATAGACTTGTTGTTTTCAAAGATATGAGTAACGACGAAGTGTTTCTTTGCAAGTCTACTGCAGAAACAAAAGACACCATCGAGTACGAAGGACAAGAGTATCCTTTAATCAAAATGGAAATCTCTTCAACTTCTCACCCTTTCTACACAGGTAAAGTGAAATTAGTTGACACTGCTGGTAGAGTTGATAAGTTCATGAACAAATACAAAAAATTCGCTAAGTAA
- a CDS encoding alkaline phosphatase, with protein MKIFKIWIALAVGIWSQNHAQNYLNYRVSNAHSHNDYMQDVPFWDAYYAHFGSIEADVFLVKGELWVAHTEKDLSPDKTLENMYLNNISRQIKLNKGHIYKDNQKLQLLIDIKKDAKASLAALITELKKYPEITGNPEIKIVITGDRPKPEDFKSYPDYLYFDGNPDITYTTDQLQRVGMFSSDFTDLVKWSGKGIPRDEETAKIRNAVEKAHAQNKAVRFYGAPDFTNAWINLMDLGVDYINTDHIPDLKKFLNTIPKNFYKNSKEYSTYAPTYETDGIHKKVKNVILLIPDGTSLPQYYAAFTANKGKLNVFNMKATGLSKTSSYNAYITDSAPGSTAFATGVKTKNTFVGVDAAGNPLTQIPDIIAEKGMVSGLISTGDVTDATPADFYAHSDNRNSSEPILKDFISSKTKILIGGPSGGLTKETEQKFKEAKIDIYHDLKSVGKMNGRTLVVDPLASRRITNGRGSWLADAFDLTLNNLKSNEKGFFMMVEASQTDGGGHSNNIGQLVTELLDFDEVVGKAMKFADENKETLVVVLGDHETGGLSLLDGSLKEGWVFGNFSTNDHTSLPSSVFAYGPNSKEFTGFFENTEIFNKILAAYGIQK; from the coding sequence ATGAAGATATTTAAAATATGGATAGCGTTGGCCGTTGGGATCTGGTCGCAAAATCATGCACAGAATTATTTGAATTATAGGGTAAGCAACGCCCATTCGCATAACGATTATATGCAGGATGTCCCTTTCTGGGATGCTTATTATGCCCATTTCGGATCTATTGAAGCCGATGTTTTCCTTGTGAAGGGTGAGCTGTGGGTAGCTCATACGGAAAAAGACCTTTCTCCGGACAAGACATTGGAAAATATGTACCTCAACAATATTTCCAGGCAGATCAAACTGAATAAAGGACACATCTATAAAGATAATCAGAAGCTCCAGTTGCTGATCGATATTAAAAAAGATGCAAAAGCTAGTCTGGCAGCCCTGATCACTGAATTAAAAAAATATCCTGAAATTACAGGAAACCCTGAAATAAAGATTGTAATAACAGGAGACCGGCCGAAACCTGAGGATTTTAAAAGCTATCCGGATTACCTGTACTTCGACGGAAACCCTGATATAACTTATACAACGGATCAACTGCAAAGAGTAGGGATGTTCAGTTCCGATTTTACGGATCTGGTGAAATGGAGCGGGAAGGGAATCCCAAGAGATGAAGAAACGGCAAAGATCAGGAATGCAGTTGAAAAGGCACACGCCCAAAACAAAGCCGTACGCTTTTACGGAGCACCCGATTTCACAAATGCCTGGATAAACCTGATGGACTTGGGAGTGGATTATATCAATACCGATCATATTCCTGATCTTAAAAAGTTTCTGAACACAATCCCGAAAAACTTTTATAAAAATAGCAAAGAATACAGCACATACGCACCTACTTATGAGACCGACGGGATTCATAAGAAAGTAAAAAATGTAATCCTGCTGATCCCGGACGGAACATCTCTTCCTCAATATTATGCTGCTTTTACAGCTAATAAAGGAAAGCTGAACGTATTCAATATGAAGGCGACGGGATTATCCAAAACGAGTTCCTACAATGCCTATATTACCGATTCGGCTCCGGGATCCACAGCTTTTGCAACCGGCGTAAAAACCAAAAATACATTTGTTGGAGTCGATGCGGCGGGAAATCCTTTAACCCAGATTCCCGATATTATTGCTGAAAAAGGAATGGTTTCCGGGCTGATTTCAACAGGAGATGTTACCGATGCGACACCTGCAGATTTTTATGCCCATTCGGATAACCGGAACAGCTCGGAGCCGATTCTGAAAGATTTTATCAGTTCTAAAACTAAAATTCTGATCGGCGGACCTTCCGGCGGATTAACAAAGGAAACGGAACAGAAATTCAAAGAAGCAAAAATTGACATTTACCATGATTTGAAATCAGTAGGGAAAATGAACGGCCGCACCTTGGTGGTCGATCCTCTGGCATCCAGACGGATAACCAATGGAAGGGGAAGCTGGCTGGCTGATGCTTTTGATCTGACCCTGAATAATCTCAAATCCAATGAAAAAGGCTTTTTCATGATGGTGGAAGCTTCACAAACTGATGGAGGCGGGCATAGCAATAACATCGGACAGCTGGTTACCGAATTGCTGGATTTCGATGAGGTCGTAGGAAAAGCCATGAAGTTTGCTGATGAAAATAAAGAAACACTTGTCGTTGTATTGGGCGATCATGAGACCGGAGGGCTCAGCCTGCTGGACGGAAGCCTAAAAGAAGGCTGGGTGTTCGGAAACTTCAGTACGAATGATCATACCTCATTGCCTTCCAGTGTATTTGCTTATGGTCCAAATTCCAAAGAATTTACCGGATTTTTTGAAAATACGGAAATTTTTAACAAAATACTGGCTGCCTACGGTATTCAGAAATAG
- a CDS encoding SDR family oxidoreductase, translating into MSKTIIITGTSSGIGFVLAEYFGKKGHRVYGLSRKSTESPYFKSIPTDVTDNQAVQQAIAEVLKTETRIDVLINNAGMGMVGSVEDSSKEDILKLFNLNLVGAVQMMSAVMPKMRENKFGQIINVSSIGSEMGLPFRGFYSASKSALDKVTEAMRYEVYPWNIEVCSLHLGDIKTNIAENRVRTKVSEPYKNVFDKVYALMNSHVGDGTEPLEVAEYVDGLLAKKKWKAHYYFGKFGQKIGVPLKWILPQGTYENLMKKYNKLA; encoded by the coding sequence ATGTCAAAAACAATAATCATCACAGGAACTTCATCGGGAATCGGCTTTGTTTTAGCGGAATATTTCGGAAAAAAAGGCCATCGGGTTTACGGCCTGAGCAGAAAGTCTACCGAAAGCCCGTATTTCAAATCGATTCCGACGGATGTTACGGATAACCAGGCGGTACAGCAGGCAATTGCCGAGGTGCTGAAAACAGAGACCCGGATTGATGTCCTGATCAATAATGCAGGAATGGGAATGGTGGGTTCCGTGGAAGATTCTTCGAAAGAAGATATTCTGAAATTATTTAACCTGAACCTGGTAGGTGCCGTGCAGATGATGAGTGCCGTGATGCCTAAGATGCGCGAAAATAAATTCGGGCAGATTATCAATGTGTCCAGTATCGGAAGTGAAATGGGACTGCCGTTCCGCGGGTTTTACTCCGCTTCGAAATCGGCTTTGGATAAAGTGACGGAAGCCATGCGATACGAGGTTTATCCATGGAATATTGAAGTGTGCTCCTTACATTTGGGCGACATAAAAACGAATATTGCTGAAAACCGTGTAAGAACAAAAGTTTCGGAACCGTATAAAAATGTTTTTGATAAAGTGTATGCCCTGATGAATTCCCATGTCGGCGATGGTACGGAACCGCTGGAAGTCGCAGAATATGTAGACGGACTTTTAGCTAAAAAGAAATGGAAGGCGCATTACTATTTCGGTAAGTTCGGGCAGAAAATCGGAGTTCCTCTGAAATGGATCCTGCCACAGGGAACTTATGAGAATTTAATGAAGAAATATAATAAACTGGCGTAA